In Acidobacteriota bacterium, one DNA window encodes the following:
- a CDS encoding TonB-dependent receptor, giving the protein MQQGGRSMQNAKLSGACLFMLMTLFHSLGISQTTTATLTGIVTDESGAVLPQAELRVTNTATGVARTVATDAAGRYLVSQLPPGPYELVVTMAGFDTLARRGITLALGQEASLTLTMRVGSVNEQVTVTGEAPVVNTSTSALTAVMEQKRILELPLNSRDFKMLALVQPGVSNGRRTTGQLGTLSISMSGSRPEQTGYLLDGTNIKSGSGAPSNAANVMLGVESVQEFQVLTSNYSAEFGGSSGGLMSMITKSGTNQLHGSLYYSLRNSALDARDFFVKKKDVFARNQFGGAAGGPVKREHTFFFFNYEGLLNRQTRSAQVFVPDDNTHLGRLPNGTQVQVAQSIRPYLDLWPRANGPLVLNNGLPTGSATLNSSGANPITVNYYQGRVDQQITDEHSIFTRVTFDRGSRITPGAFGEAYSSTNASSGKSYATVQHQYIITPRLVASTRMSFNRSTSQGSLLLGGDYPQNLKLILDLPPSFTFPGVTRWDPATAGAKGADQVWQFQETIAYVRGAHSIKAGVDIQQLRSNSASVSDASLGGNFGWNTLQDFLTDARMSTLEIKAGGSSHRSFTQKVFGLYFQDDWTFRRGLTLNLGVRYEPFTTPAEKHNRVSVVKDWVHATSFDVGVPFWDNPSLKNFSPRVGFAWDPTGAGKTAVRGGFGLFDVLLLPQHYSTPATKNPPFIATIVTVQGNLATVLTDVARVAPTVMTPVMSPDSFMEITQWDLDTSYEMKMNLSVERQLGQNLSVSASYIGGRGVHLWRNLDVNTVASIEVDGRPFVIDTIARTDGYPALLGQGPTLRVNPNTGVGTSRASDAQSFYNALQLQVKKRLSRGLQLGGWYTWSKNVDDTTTSTGNLDFNDFQTSQPYNPKSDRARSSLHIGQNMVVNGVYQIPSLIQSGFASHLLGGWQVSSIFSASDGVPFATLISGRNAPDKSRSTGRGRPDLVAGRSNRDITSGTTAGCTLVNGIPGPYNASALPAALSVAPGQKLGTPELYFDPCAFRLPPAGFYGNEGRNILVGPGLVNFDFSLLKSVPLGIGEGTRLEFRADIFNIFNRTQFSIPSTAQVTVLNPAPAARSYIASAGRISTTANPPRSLQFGLKVSF; this is encoded by the coding sequence ATGCAACAAGGGGGACGATCGATGCAAAACGCGAAATTGTCAGGCGCCTGTTTATTCATGTTGATGACTCTCTTTCACTCCTTGGGAATATCTCAAACCACCACCGCCACTCTGACCGGCATTGTGACGGATGAGAGTGGAGCCGTGCTTCCCCAGGCGGAACTGAGAGTGACGAACACCGCCACAGGAGTTGCGCGCACCGTGGCAACCGATGCCGCGGGGAGATATTTAGTCTCCCAGCTTCCGCCGGGACCCTATGAACTGGTAGTGACCATGGCGGGCTTTGACACGCTCGCGCGCCGGGGAATTACCCTGGCGTTGGGCCAGGAGGCCAGTCTGACCCTGACCATGCGAGTAGGGTCGGTCAATGAGCAGGTTACCGTAACAGGGGAAGCGCCCGTCGTCAATACCAGCACCAGCGCGCTTACGGCGGTGATGGAACAGAAACGAATTCTGGAACTCCCGCTCAACAGCCGCGATTTTAAGATGCTGGCGCTGGTGCAGCCCGGGGTTTCCAACGGGCGCAGGACCACGGGTCAACTAGGCACGCTCAGCATATCGATGTCCGGCTCGCGGCCCGAGCAGACAGGGTATCTCCTGGACGGGACCAATATTAAAAGCGGTTCCGGGGCGCCAAGCAATGCCGCCAACGTCATGTTGGGCGTCGAGTCGGTGCAGGAATTCCAGGTGCTGACGAGCAACTACAGCGCGGAATTCGGAGGGTCCTCGGGCGGCCTAATGAGCATGATCACTAAATCGGGCACCAACCAACTGCATGGGAGTCTTTACTACAGCCTTCGCAACAGCGCTCTGGACGCGCGCGATTTCTTTGTAAAGAAGAAGGACGTATTCGCCCGCAACCAGTTTGGGGGCGCCGCGGGAGGTCCGGTCAAACGGGAACACACATTTTTCTTCTTTAATTATGAAGGATTGCTGAATCGGCAAACGAGGAGTGCGCAAGTGTTTGTTCCCGATGACAACACGCATCTGGGAAGGCTTCCCAATGGGACGCAGGTACAGGTGGCGCAGTCCATCCGCCCGTACTTGGATCTGTGGCCGCGCGCCAACGGCCCGCTGGTTTTGAACAATGGTTTGCCCACCGGGAGCGCCACCCTGAATTCCTCCGGCGCCAACCCCATCACGGTCAATTATTATCAGGGACGGGTGGACCAGCAAATCACCGATGAGCACTCGATCTTTACCCGCGTGACGTTTGACCGTGGGAGCAGGATTACGCCAGGGGCCTTCGGCGAGGCGTATTCATCCACCAACGCCAGCAGCGGCAAGAGCTACGCCACCGTGCAGCACCAGTACATCATCACGCCACGGCTGGTGGCCAGCACTCGCATGAGTTTCAATCGCAGCACCTCTCAGGGCAGCCTGCTGCTTGGCGGGGATTACCCGCAGAATCTTAAACTCATCCTGGACCTCCCCCCCAGCTTTACGTTTCCAGGCGTTACCCGGTGGGACCCCGCCACCGCGGGAGCGAAAGGTGCGGACCAGGTGTGGCAATTTCAGGAAACCATTGCCTATGTGCGCGGCGCGCATTCGATAAAAGCAGGAGTGGATATTCAGCAACTGAGAAGCAACTCCGCCTCCGTCAGTGATGCCTCGCTGGGTGGCAATTTTGGATGGAACACCCTGCAGGATTTTCTCACCGACGCCCGCATGTCAACTCTCGAAATCAAAGCGGGAGGAAGTTCCCACCGTAGCTTTACGCAAAAAGTTTTCGGATTGTATTTTCAAGACGACTGGACGTTCCGCCGAGGCCTTACCCTGAACCTGGGGGTGCGCTATGAACCCTTTACGACTCCGGCGGAAAAGCATAATCGGGTATCCGTGGTGAAGGATTGGGTGCATGCCACTTCCTTTGACGTGGGAGTGCCCTTCTGGGATAACCCGTCGCTCAAGAATTTTTCGCCGCGTGTGGGCTTTGCCTGGGATCCCACGGGCGCTGGCAAAACGGCGGTTCGCGGGGGCTTTGGCCTGTTCGATGTGCTGCTTCTGCCCCAACACTACTCCACCCCCGCCACGAAGAATCCTCCCTTCATCGCCACCATCGTAACTGTGCAAGGGAACCTTGCCACGGTACTAACGGATGTGGCGCGAGTTGCTCCGACGGTTATGACCCCGGTGATGAGTCCTGACAGCTTTATGGAAATCACGCAGTGGGACCTCGACACCAGCTATGAAATGAAGATGAACCTGTCCGTGGAACGGCAGTTGGGACAGAATCTCTCCGTGTCCGCCTCCTACATCGGCGGCAGGGGCGTCCACCTGTGGCGCAACCTTGATGTGAACACCGTTGCCAGTATCGAGGTGGACGGACGTCCGTTTGTAATTGATACCATCGCCCGCACGGACGGGTATCCAGCCTTGCTTGGTCAAGGTCCAACCCTGCGTGTCAATCCCAACACCGGCGTGGGGACGAGCCGGGCATCCGACGCGCAGTCTTTCTACAACGCGCTTCAGCTACAAGTGAAAAAGCGTTTGAGCCGGGGATTGCAGTTGGGGGGTTGGTACACCTGGTCTAAGAATGTGGATGACACCACCACCAGCACCGGCAACCTGGACTTCAATGATTTCCAGACCAGCCAGCCCTATAACCCCAAATCCGACCGTGCTCGATCGTCTCTTCATATTGGTCAGAACATGGTCGTCAATGGCGTTTATCAGATTCCATCGCTCATTCAGTCTGGTTTCGCTTCCCACCTGCTCGGCGGATGGCAGGTCTCGAGTATATTCTCGGCGTCCGACGGGGTGCCGTTTGCCACTCTTATTTCCGGGCGGAATGCTCCCGACAAGTCGCGCAGCACGGGAAGAGGACGCCCCGACTTGGTGGCCGGCCGCAGTAACCGCGACATCACTTCGGGAACTACCGCGGGTTGCACGCTGGTCAACGGAATTCCGGGTCCCTATAATGCCTCCGCATTGCCGGCAGCCCTCTCGGTGGCGCCCGGCCAGAAACTGGGAACTCCGGAGCTTTATTTCGATCCTTGCGCGTTCCGTTTGCCGCCCGCCGGCTTCTACGGCAATGAAGGCCGCAATATTCTGGTCGGGCCTGGACTGGTCAATTTCGATTTCAGCCTGCTCAAGAGCGTGCCGCTGGGGATTGGCGAGGGAACTCGTCTGGAATTTCGGGCGGACATCTTCAACATTTTCAATCGAACCCAATTTTCAATACCTTCCACCGCGCAGGTTACGGTTCTCAATCCCGCTCCCGCTGCGCGCTCATACATTGCAAGTGCGGGGAGAATCTCCACTACTGCAAATCCACCGAGGAGTTTACA